From Planococcus halocryophilus, the proteins below share one genomic window:
- a CDS encoding Stp1/IreP family PP2C-type Ser/Thr phosphatase: MFQYVIESDTGKIRLVNEDSVAVLKRTDGLMLAIVADGMGGHKAGDVASKMTVDQLSQFFLEDEDEAFLTLDSKRKWLSERIKTINRSVYDHASANPECKGMGTTLIAALIKGFEGVLCHIGDSRAYLIGDSIKQLTRDHSYVNVLVDSGEISQEEAEEHPKKNWIVRALGTESRIEREIIDFSLADDPYLLMCSDGLSNKIPKEEIASVVRSASPLSQKGQELVNLANDLGGEDNISLILLSSMDKEV; this comes from the coding sequence TTGTTTCAGTATGTGATCGAAAGTGATACGGGTAAAATTCGTTTAGTAAACGAAGATAGTGTAGCGGTACTTAAACGAACTGATGGATTAATGTTAGCGATAGTTGCAGATGGAATGGGTGGTCATAAAGCTGGAGACGTCGCTAGTAAAATGACGGTTGATCAATTGAGTCAATTTTTTTTAGAAGATGAGGACGAAGCATTTTTGACGCTCGACAGCAAGCGGAAATGGCTTTCAGAGCGCATCAAAACGATTAATCGCTCAGTGTATGATCATGCATCGGCAAATCCTGAATGCAAAGGCATGGGAACTACTTTAATTGCGGCATTGATTAAAGGCTTTGAAGGTGTTTTATGCCATATTGGCGATAGCAGAGCTTATCTCATTGGTGATTCCATCAAACAGTTAACTCGCGACCATTCTTATGTCAATGTGCTCGTTGATAGTGGTGAAATCAGTCAAGAAGAGGCTGAAGAGCATCCAAAGAAAAATTGGATTGTTCGTGCGCTTGGTACTGAATCTCGAATTGAAAGAGAAATAATCGATTTTTCGTTAGCAGATGATCCATATTTATTGATGTGCTCAGATGGGCTAAGCAATAAAATTCCAAAAGAAGAAATTGCCTCCGTTGTGCGCTCTGCGTCACCTTTATCTCAAAAGGGTCAGGAACTAGTAAATCTGGCTAATGACCTTGGAGGAGAAGATAATATTTCATTAATTCTTCTATCCTCTATGGATAAGGAGGTATAA
- the pknB gene encoding Stk1 family PASTA domain-containing Ser/Thr kinase: MLIGKSINGRYKIKELIGGGGMSNVYLAHDMILDRDIAIKILRYDFSNEEELRRRFQREALSTTSLAHPNIVNIFDVGEDGSIHYLVMEYVPGKTLKDYIIEHSPVSPERAVEIMKQLASALAHAHHNQIVHRDIKPQNILMDDHGNVKISDFGIAMALSATSYTQTNSVLGTVHYLSPEQARGGTANKKSDIYSLGIVMYELITGKLPFSGESAVSIALKHLQTETPSLRDTVPSLPQSLENVVLKATAKKLEHRYQSADEMEEDLSTVLLPERLNEPKFMVPVDQDETRAMPAIKDTAAYANVEASKTMPLPVNETANEQKTPMKKKRKKWPWIIGVLSFLLIAGLVQAIAFPGLFEPRQVAVPDVSGMEHTEAVEELQANGFIVGEETEEFSEEIAGNHIIRTIPEAGKMRDRESAIQLFVSKGKEKVEMKDFVGTMLEDATSELDSQKFAPAKSTEEFSEEPAGTILNQRPAAGEEVIISETEVEFIVSKGKDLRKVEDLAGFTEENLNDYARSSGFNIRIVSEQASSEVEAGKVMSQTPAAGEQLEAGSTIEVTLSSGVAEQPMKTYIHTITIPYEPDEPTEEGEEPVEQTIQVYIQDNTNTMVEPVEEFKITENKSHQIEMQIAEGDSASYRIVRDSTIILEETFEYASVE, from the coding sequence ATGTTGATTGGAAAAAGTATCAACGGCCGCTATAAGATCAAGGAATTGATCGGTGGTGGTGGAATGTCTAATGTCTATTTGGCGCATGATATGATTTTGGATCGAGATATCGCGATTAAGATTTTGCGATATGATTTTTCTAATGAAGAAGAGTTGCGTAGGCGTTTCCAAAGAGAAGCATTATCCACTACCAGTTTGGCACATCCGAATATTGTTAACATTTTCGATGTAGGCGAAGACGGTTCTATCCATTATTTGGTGATGGAGTATGTTCCGGGGAAAACGCTGAAAGATTACATAATCGAACATTCACCGGTCTCGCCTGAGCGGGCAGTGGAGATTATGAAGCAGTTAGCATCGGCTTTAGCACATGCCCATCACAACCAAATTGTCCACCGAGATATTAAACCACAAAACATTTTAATGGATGATCATGGCAATGTGAAAATATCTGATTTTGGGATTGCAATGGCATTAAGTGCGACATCCTATACACAAACAAATTCCGTGTTGGGAACGGTTCATTATTTATCTCCAGAGCAGGCTCGAGGCGGGACAGCCAATAAAAAATCTGATATTTACTCTCTCGGTATCGTAATGTATGAATTAATCACAGGTAAGCTGCCATTTTCAGGTGAATCGGCTGTTTCGATTGCGTTAAAGCATCTGCAGACAGAAACACCATCTTTGCGTGATACAGTTCCTTCACTGCCACAAAGTTTAGAAAATGTCGTTTTAAAGGCTACTGCAAAAAAATTAGAGCATCGTTATCAGTCGGCTGATGAAATGGAAGAAGATCTTAGCACGGTATTATTACCTGAACGACTAAATGAACCAAAGTTTATGGTGCCTGTCGACCAAGATGAAACGCGTGCAATGCCCGCTATTAAAGACACAGCGGCCTATGCCAATGTCGAAGCTTCCAAAACAATGCCGTTACCGGTAAATGAAACGGCAAATGAACAAAAAACTCCTATGAAAAAGAAAAGAAAGAAATGGCCGTGGATTATCGGCGTGTTATCGTTCTTATTGATAGCGGGTCTAGTGCAAGCCATTGCATTTCCGGGTCTATTTGAACCAAGACAAGTAGCAGTACCGGATGTTTCAGGAATGGAACATACAGAAGCGGTAGAAGAGCTGCAAGCTAATGGATTTATCGTTGGAGAAGAAACAGAGGAATTTTCAGAAGAAATAGCAGGCAACCATATAATTCGAACCATTCCAGAAGCAGGGAAAATGAGAGATCGTGAATCAGCAATTCAGCTTTTCGTCAGCAAAGGAAAAGAAAAAGTTGAAATGAAAGATTTTGTCGGTACAATGCTTGAAGACGCGACAAGCGAGTTGGACTCCCAAAAATTTGCGCCAGCTAAATCTACAGAAGAGTTTTCCGAAGAACCTGCAGGGACGATTTTAAATCAGCGACCAGCAGCTGGAGAAGAAGTGATTATTAGTGAAACTGAAGTTGAGTTTATTGTCAGCAAAGGAAAAGACTTGCGCAAGGTAGAAGATTTAGCCGGATTTACTGAGGAAAATCTCAATGATTATGCCCGTTCTTCAGGCTTTAATATTCGAATTGTGTCTGAACAAGCATCAAGTGAGGTAGAAGCTGGAAAAGTTATGTCTCAAACACCTGCTGCAGGAGAACAACTAGAAGCAGGGAGTACAATTGAAGTAACCTTGTCTTCAGGGGTAGCTGAACAACCGATGAAAACATATATTCATACAATCACTATTCCATATGAACCAGATGAGCCGACTGAAGAAGGCGAAGAGCCAGTTGAGCAGACCATTCAAGTGTATATACAAGACAATACCAATACCATGGTAGAGCCTGTAGAGGAATTTAAAATTACCGAAAATAAATCTCACCAGATTGAAATGCAAATTGCAGAAGGTGATAGTGCATCTTACCGAATTGTGCGAGATTCAACGATTATACTAGAAGAAACTTTTGAGTACGCTAGTGTGGAATAA
- the rpe gene encoding ribulose-phosphate 3-epimerase, with translation MIKIAPSILAADFAKLGEEVLEVEKAGADWIHVDVMDGHFVPNISFGAVVLNAIRPLTKLPMDVHLMIENPDLYIEEFAKAGADYITVHVEACPHLHRTIQLIRSFGVKPGVVLNPHTPIETIQHILEDIDLVLFMTVNPGFGGQKFIHSVVPKVKQLSDIIKEKELTIEIEIDGGINEETIVACAEAGATVFVAGSAIYSKKDRAQALQAIRKAGEEAIS, from the coding sequence ATGATTAAAATTGCACCGTCTATTTTAGCAGCAGATTTCGCAAAACTTGGAGAAGAAGTGTTAGAAGTAGAAAAAGCAGGAGCAGATTGGATTCATGTAGATGTCATGGATGGTCATTTTGTTCCAAATATTTCATTTGGAGCTGTCGTGTTAAATGCAATACGTCCCTTAACTAAATTACCAATGGATGTTCATTTAATGATTGAAAATCCAGATCTTTATATCGAGGAATTTGCAAAAGCAGGGGCTGACTACATTACAGTCCACGTAGAAGCATGCCCTCATTTACACCGTACGATTCAATTGATACGTTCGTTTGGTGTAAAGCCAGGTGTTGTGTTAAACCCACATACGCCAATCGAGACGATTCAACATATTCTTGAAGATATCGACCTTGTGTTATTTATGACGGTCAACCCAGGCTTTGGCGGACAGAAATTTATTCATTCGGTGGTTCCGAAGGTCAAACAACTGTCTGACATCATTAAAGAAAAAGAATTAACGATTGAAATCGAGATTGATGGCGGCATTAACGAAGAAACCATCGTAGCTTGCGCTGAAGCCGGTGCAACAGTTTTTGTAGCGGGTTCAGCTATCTACAGTAAAAAAGACCGTGCGCAAGCTCTTCAAGCAATTAGGAAAGCAGGAGAAGAGGCGATTTCGTGA
- the rsgA gene encoding ribosome small subunit-dependent GTPase A, translating to MPKGQIRKALSGFYYVLDDNGERYTQCRGRGVFRNRQITPLVGDYVDYKADNELEGTILHVYERKNELVRPPIANVDQAILVFSVKQPDFHPLLLDRFLTAIESHSIQPIICLTKMDLLKEEEKEKIQHYIADYEKIGYEVIPTFIDDPALKNRLMPVLEGKISVLAGQSGVGKSTMLNTILPSLELKTDDISKALNRGKHTTRHVELIAVNNGLLADTPGFSSFDFETMEREELSACFPEFAARSNACKFRECLHMNEPKCAIKAAVEAKEIPAYRYKHYLKFLEEIMSRKPRYSND from the coding sequence ATGCCGAAAGGTCAAATCAGAAAAGCGTTAAGCGGATTTTATTATGTATTAGATGATAACGGGGAACGATATACGCAATGTCGTGGTCGGGGCGTTTTTCGTAACCGCCAAATCACACCATTAGTTGGAGATTATGTCGACTACAAAGCAGATAATGAACTCGAAGGCACAATTTTACATGTATACGAACGGAAAAATGAATTGGTGCGTCCGCCAATTGCAAATGTGGATCAAGCAATTTTGGTGTTTTCAGTAAAGCAACCGGATTTTCACCCTTTGCTTTTAGACCGCTTTTTAACAGCGATTGAATCGCATTCAATCCAACCTATCATTTGTTTGACGAAAATGGATTTATTAAAAGAAGAAGAAAAAGAAAAAATTCAACACTATATTGCAGATTACGAAAAAATTGGCTATGAAGTCATTCCAACGTTTATTGATGACCCTGCATTAAAAAATCGGTTAATGCCGGTACTCGAAGGGAAAATCAGTGTGCTAGCTGGTCAATCGGGAGTTGGGAAATCAACGATGCTCAACACTATTTTGCCATCGTTAGAATTAAAAACAGATGACATTTCAAAAGCTTTAAATCGAGGCAAACATACGACGCGCCACGTGGAGTTAATCGCCGTCAATAATGGTTTACTAGCTGATACGCCTGGCTTTAGTTCGTTTGACTTTGAAACGATGGAACGAGAAGAGTTGTCTGCTTGTTTCCCTGAATTTGCAGCACGATCAAACGCATGCAAGTTCCGAGAATGTTTGCACATGAATGAACCGAAATGTGCCATTAAAGCAGCAGTAGAAGCAAAAGAAATTCCAGCATATCGTTACAAGCATTACTTGAAGTTTTTAGAAGAAATTATGAGTCGAAAGCCGAGGTATTCAAATGATTAA